The sequence TTCTAATCCTTATTTTGTAGATGAGCATCAAATAATAAATCGATGGAGAAAGCTGACCTGTATTATGGTCTCTGCTGTCCAGGGTACAGTCCACTGGCTCCCAATTGCCTGGAACACTACACCTGCAGCCTGAAATATAACAAAGTaatgacattttttttatactttaaaaaatgAGACGAAGACATGGTTCTTTTCACTTGGGTTGGAAACCAGAACCTacagaaattattattttcagaagTGGAGGCATTTAATAAGAAATCAGATTTGTTTCCTTCTTTGATGTTATGGCAAATTGAAGCACAGATGAAACatagttatatttaaaaatggtTTTTCATGAAGCTCAATCCCATTCCTATGGTTTCAAATCAGTTTAACTATATGGATGTTCTATTCTACATTGTAGGTCTTTGAGTTAGTCCAGAAGTCAAGTTAACAGAATGAAGTTGGTCAACAGATTGGTTTTCTCTCAGGACCCCAGATATTGAAGTAAACAGTATAAACTAGAATTGTTTCAGAAGACCTCAATAAAATGCTTTAAGGAAAATTCATGAACAGAACACAGATATTTAGCAACACATTAGCACAAGTCAACTATTAACCAACTACTTAAAATCTCTTAAAACATCAGATAAAAAAAACCAACAATTGCAATCAAGTGGTGGAAAGGTTATATTTAGAAGAAGCAGAAGCAGTATTTCTGAATTCCAGCCACCATTAGACGTAGAGGAATTTTATACAAATGTTATCTTCTGTGGATTTAACCATGTCAGGtttaaaatttcattctaTAACACCAGAACATAAGTTCACAACACCAACATTGAAACACAGGATAAAGCCAGCAACATAAACACGGACTAACATTCATCAAATCTGTAACCTTACATCTACCGTCATTCAGAAGTTTACGCTCTCACTGAGAATATCTTCACTTAATAGCTGCTAAAATTTCAAATCCTTCCCATATGACACcacataaaaattcaaactcaaGCTGTAAACTAACTTGACAAGTTCCCATCGAACCAAAACAAGTAGTAAAACaccaaaaagaacaaaaaatttGGAAACAAACCTCTCGAAAAGTCGATATCCAATCCCTTTTAACATCAGAAGAATTATTATCAATTTCGGGCTGTTTCACCAGTTTATCAGTTAAACAGTGTTCAACACCATCAGACTTGGGATTCACTGGAGAAAAATCCTCACGCTTAAAACATGAAAGTTTCCATTTCTGCAAAAGAGATTAACTCAACAAATTAAAAAGCCAATTAAAGTCACTACTTTGCTCttagttattaaattttgatcaAACATCAGTCCTGTTATTACTAATTACTAAAACACCAATCCAATAAAGCTTCTTATGAAGTTCTTATCTTTCCTACGTTCTTCAATAAACAAAGGAAACCCAATTCTCAATTCTATGAAAAACATAGATTAACATCATTGAGAAATTTATGCTCTCTGCTGAGAATATCTCACTCAATTAGTTGCTCAAAGTTCAATTTCTTCACATATAATAACCACCGCAGAAAAACTCAATTCAAGCTATAGACTAGCTTGAAAGAAGTTTCCATGGAACCAAATCAAGTAGTAAAATACCAAATAGaacaaagaattgaaaatatacctcttGAAGAGTCGTTATCCAATCCCTTTTAACATCAGTAGAATTATTATCAAGTTCAGGCTGCTTCGCCAGTTTCTCAGGTAAACAGTGTTCAACATCATCAGACTTAGGATTTACCGGAGAAAAATCCTCATGTTTAAAACAGGAAATTTTCCATTTCTGCAAAACAAATTAACTCAACAGATTAAGAACCCAATTAACGAAAAATCACTACTCTGCTCATAGTTATCTTGAGTTCATCAAACGTCAgtctttttatgattaattacCAAATACCAAATCCAATAAAGCTTCAAAATCTATGAAGTTCTTATCTTTCCTACATTATTCAATAAAACGAAGGACACCCAATGGTCAATTCTATGGAAAACATAGGAAAGGAAAACGAGAAATTTAAACAATACTTACATTCTTTGATAATTTAGAACTGGATTCAAAGATCCGAACATTACGGGTTACGAGAGGAGGACTCAAAATCCCAGGTCGATTAATAACTCTAACTCTGGAAATGGAGGGAAGGAGAATTGGAGACCGTTGAGATAGAGAGTGAGAGCAAGAAGAGCTCAACATTGGGACAAATTAGAAGCCCTAATTATTTACATTACAAGAAAGTCTTGATTTCTATTactgttgttattattatcaaattatttcaACTTGATTTATAAATTGGACAAACCCTAATCAACAAAGGCAGCCGAGAGAGAGATTAATGAAAGTGTCTGGCAgttgagaaagagaaaataataataattggaaGGAGAAGGGCCACTTGGAATTGAATTGAGATtggtttttattataatttttaatttaacctaGAGGATGGGGAATTGAAATGTGGTTGTTGATTCATTTTCCGGAAAGGTGGATGTTTGGAAACGTGGAATTCATGCATCTATCTTTGATAATTTTCGGAATTTGGAATATCTGGTTTGTCAACTAGTCAATTTTATTTccatgaattttatttttttatattttatattttatttttaaatttataaattctaattttttttaaaattaatattaaaattttatatatcaaaaaaataaatcttttatctatttaaaatactttttgatATAAATCATTTTTGGAGTGAGTTCTAGACCCTTTAAGcattttttgatataaattATTGTTCAGAGTTCTAgaccttttattttcttttttctattttgaattaaaattctaaaagaaatattaatgcTTGACTAATATGGATGGTAATAAAATATGCAATGGAACTTACATTATGCTTGTCGAGACAACGTTATTGcacaatttttttcaaaaaagaaaaagaaaaaagattataacATATGTTGCACGCGAAAATCAAATTTGTTGACTTTAAACACATAAGATTTACAGAAGGGAATAAAAATGTACATATTTCTTGTAGTGTAATCAGTAATcagattaaatataaaaaatagttactTATGCTTGTCTTATTCAATGGACTGGttcagaaaaaagataaaaagaagaagagaaaaagaaacatttcTGTCAATTTTACATCTAAGTAATGACTACAGTGGAAGAAGAGTTTCAGCTTTAAAACGTTTGCAAGtatgtaaatattattttattgaggtTCTTGAGTTGAGAGGAGCAAGCAAAACCTCTTTGGTCTTTGGCTATAATCCAGACTGTGACTGCCAGTCGATTGAAAagcatttaaaaataaataaataagctaTTGAAGCCATATTTTTCTCACTCATTAAGTTTACGGTGGAGATTTGTTTCCGGACGCAAATGGCAAGATTAGACATAATAAATGTTTCCTGTGTTTCCTGAAAAATTGCTCAGGAGACAATGAAACAACCTGCCTATCATTGTCAGAGAAGCAGGACTAATAACAGCATCTAACGTCAGCCATTAACTTCCAAAGAATGTTAGCAATGTTTATCTTAAAATGAGACTCCAACTGCCATGATAATAAATGCTGGCTAGTAGTTTGTGTCTGAACTAAACAGATGCCCAGTAGCTTTTTGGTTAGACAAATTTGCTTCCTGCAAATGATTTCATCAAACATAGACATTCTTGCCTCCAGAAGCTACGGAGGAAAGGAACtatcaaaaaattagaatttttatagtAATGCAACAAAATGAACTCAATGATTTACTATTAATTAGAAGAAAATGTTGatgtatcttttatttttttgacttGTATTATTTGGCAAGGAGGGACAACTTTGTCCCTCCACCAACACCACCAACCAAATCCAAGTCTAAAACATCTTCCCTAGAGTAACTGTCCAACTTCCAAAAAATAGAAACCAAATGCAACTTCTGCAGCCAGAAAAAAAAGATCCCAGGAGGACAGATTCGCAGAGGATTGTTCTATAAAAAGTAGTTCATATCCACAGAAGATTGTTCTATAAAGAGTAGTTCATGCCCACCTCAATCAAAGAAATATGAGGAATATCCAAGATGACAGCAGGGGAACGACAGTTTTTTCGCAAGAAAGAGTAGAAGATATTTATCAGAAGCCTCTTCAAGAATGGCGAACTCCATTTTGCCTTAATATGCGAGTGACCTATTACATATGCTATTCCAGCTTGCTTAGCTTCCAGAAGCCCCAACAGCTCGTCCTTTACTTGTGAATCCTTGTATTTTGTATCGGAAAGTTTTAACTGGATCCGTCGCCTATGTCTGAGTTGGGGTGACTCCTGTTCGTAAATGGATTGTAATTTCAGCAGTGCAGGTGACCTACTGCTACTTACGCTTGCTGCCACACTCGAACTGCTGCTTTCTCCATTACCATCAGATTCTGATATTATGAATCTTTTCCCAAACTTCTCTGACGTCCTCACAACTGCCATCCGACCATCCACAGAACCATCAACGCTCCTAGTTCCTTCAGCTTCCAGTTGTATGAACTCTGCTATGCTCATAACAAGTGCATTCTCAACAtcatattcattttctttctcctgAACATCTTTGTAACCATTTCGAATGATGCAGCGATACATCCTGTAAGATTTGGGGCCAATCCGACCAATAAGATACCGTTCCTTTTGGGGCACATAAGGAACAGGAACGATCTTAGCACAGACAAATACAATGACCTGGTAAAATGCCGGTAAGTTGGTCAAGAAATGGGAAAATGAAGCTGGGATACCGCTTGCTAACTCAGTGTAAATAAGGCCAATCCCAGGAACTCTTATAATACCAAGATCAGAACCCAGACTGAGAATCCATTTCATGTGTACTTTGTTATGGAGGTCATTTAAATACTTCTTCCTGCTACCATAATGCCAAACAAACATAATGAATGTAGAGACTGCAGAAAGCAGAAAAGGAACCCATCCGCCATCAGGAATTCTCATAATAGAAGATGAGATGAATATGATCTCTATTATTCCAAAGAATAAGAAGCCTGAAAGGGCAACAGTGGCACTCCTATGCCATACAAAGTTGACGACCAATGACATCAAACATGTAGTCACGAATATCAAAGTTATCAATGCAATTCCTGAAATAAAGGTTGCATAATATTAGCTTTTCCAAGacagaaacaaagaaataaaatactcCAACACTGAGATGGCCCTAGTCTTATTTAGCTATAGATTTGTGTTGCTTGACGCAAACATCAAGACAAAAGTCTTGCCAGTAAAAGCAGCACAATACATCAGGGTTTAGGTGGATTGCAGGAGTCATCGTGTCATCAGATAAATAGTACTAAGAATGAGGACACTCCCATGCAAATTTAAGCACATATCAAGTGCAATAGCTTATGCTATTGACACAAAGCAGTTTActgaatcattttctttccttaacATGCTGCAGATAGACTACCTTGGATCACTTCCTTACGGAGTTAACTAGTCAGATAAGCCAATGCAAAGTATATGTCAAATAGATGAATGCAGCTTCAATTGATGTCAGCTCCTCTAGCAAAGTAGCATCAAGATAATTCAGTAACATATGGAAATATAAGTTCAATATTCTTTCagatatagaaaaaagaaattaaaacaaaaaggttgtatctatttatttaaatcatgTTGACAAGactcattttaaaattataattgcaTGACAGTATGAAGATGCATCATTGAAGGAACATGacttgatatttatataaatgcgtgtgaataatttattgagaaaaagaaaagactaaCCATAAGCATTTCCTATACGATTGATGTCTCGAGAGCCAACTATGACAGCCAGACAAAGAGTCATAAGGATCCAATTTATCTCTGGGATGTATATCTGACGATCAAGCCACTTTACTTTGTGTACAATCTTGATGCGAGGGAAACATCCATATGCCTGGCATTGTTTGACAATTGAGAATGTGGCGCAGACTACAGCTTGGCTAGCAACAATTGTAGCTAAAATTGCCATCACGAAAACTGTCCAGAATAATGAATCTACAAACATAGGTGAAAACTATCTTTAAACAAGGATACCTAGCAACGTATGACTGGAAGTGGatcaaaaattctaaatagggCAGTTTGTAAAGAAAGAAGGCCATTGGGTTTATACTAATTCTTTAATAAGCCTGTAATCTGTTGTGAATATAGTTAAGTACGTTTTGCCAGAACATCCTTGAGAAAAACTAAGTCATAGGTGCACGGCAGACCTAGCACGTGTAGATATTGCAGAAATGGAGGACTTAAAATTTCCACAGTAAAGTATAGCTTAATGATTGAGAGTTTACCTGGAATTGAAGAATAGAAACTCATGGATACTGCAGAAAGATTTTTAGAAACATATGCAGCTTGTCCCATGTATTGGAGCACTAAACATGGGTACAcaacaaaaaataatgcaaCCTGCACATAGCAACAAGTTCCGATTATTCTATCTGATGAAAATTTTAGCATATGCAAGccaaaatattagaaagaagATTGTTAAAGGCTGATTAGGCAAAATGAAGACGCGATATAAATTCCATGCATAGTCTTTGCTATATAAGTAAATTGAGGAACAGTGGCCCAAGTCAAAATAGAGGGACTATGTTTGCCTAGATGTTTATGCTAACTTCTTGTGGTTATAGGCTTTCTAAATACCAAAAAGCAGacagaattaaaaaaattcatgtactaaaagaattttagcatcatatttcttctttgtcaTTCTAGTTTTACTGTCTGGATATTACAAGCaccatattcataaatatttaataagcaCTGAAGCTGAAGAACTCGAAATGTTGTGGGAGAAAAGTAGCATCAGCATCCATGGAAATTCAATTTGAACTTGAGACATTACGTGCAAGCAATGTTTGACATACCCTTAGTGACGAAGCTGTGAACTGGCCAAGTTCTGCATACATAACTTCAGTTCCTGtagataaaagtaaatatacatGAGACAAAGCTTACCTAACTAAAGTATATTAGAATTCCATATTACCTGTAATACATAAAAGCACCCCTCCTAGAGAAATCCAGCCATCTTTTCCAGTGTCCCTAAAGAACTTGTAGATATAATACGGAGAAAGAGCCTGCCATATTCTTGTATTCCAGTGAATGATATTGTAGGCACCAATGATGGCAATAGACAGTAGCCACAAAATCACAATCGGTGCAAACATGAAGGCAACCCTGTGCGTGCCACGATATTGTAAAACAAAAAGGCCAATCAATACAATGCAGGCAATGAGAACCACCATTCCTGTGGGTATATAAGCGTTAGCAATTTGAGTGCTACACAAACATTTAGGAAGGGAGAATGTTTACTGATGCAAGAAGCAGAAAATTCAGGCTTTCATCTTTTCTAgctttcttgttttcttttatgttaaaaaatcTAACATGTCCAATATACATCAAGTTTCCACTTCTGCCTTTCCTACTGTTAAGACACAGAAAATCAAGAACTTAACCACAGATTCAATTGAAGTTGAGGAATATCCAAAATCCACAAAAAGTCATCCTAATACTATCTTAAAGAATTTAACCCGAAACTCAAGTTAACATGTGGAAGCCcgtataaaaatcatataatccatgtCATATTTCATATTGGATACAAGGTTCTTTGCACTTTTAGCACTCATGCATTTGCAAGATCTAACTGTCACAAAGACCAGTCCAGTAAGCAACCTATATATGGCACCTAAAACTCAGCATAAGGAAGCAGATTCTAACAAAGCTGAAGTGGTTGTAATTTCTTATTCCTATTTATCTTTGAAGTTttcttttcaacctaatctgTGGTAGatgtatttctatttataaactGTAATATCACCAGgaatttaaacttaatttgACCTCATGAGAATCAACTTTCAGAACTcatgaatatattaaaatcctATTTACATGCACATAATACACAGCCGATATATGGAAAAGTAAGGAAaattattctcttatttttccCTTAGGAGTTACTCACCATGATGCAAATTGTTGGCTTGAAGTTGCAACCCTTCAATGGATGAAAGGACTggaaaagaacataaaactaTCACCACTGGAGTACAAAGAGATGATGTGTTGTCAAAGCAAATGCAAGTCATGCACCAACAACCTACCAGAAATTGCAGGTGTGAGAACACCTATGGCAATAACCATGCTAGCACCAAACAACACAACAAGAAGCAAAGCTGTCTTCGTTTTCTTGCGTCTCTCAACAACTTTCTTGGATTGAGATGGAGCTACATTTCTATTGGAGTGACCTTCACTATAATATGCAGAAAGTTCCTCATCTGCTACTTGTTGGTTCGGAAGCAAACAAAATTTTGCATGTCTGCAGAGAAGCGAGTACAAGGCAAAAATCCCTCCTGCAAATAGCTAAATGGTATAACCATATATCCATAtcaaacaacccaaaaagatACAGTGCACATGCATCTAACAAGCTTATCATCAGTTACCTTCGCCATTATCATCCACACTCAACATCAAAACAACATATTTAAACAGAGAAAAAAATGTCAAAGTccaaaaaattaaggaaactGCTCCAAATACTGTGTCCTCAGTTTGATAACGGCGCAATCTCCCAGAAAATATACACTTATAAACATAAAGAGGAGAAGTGCTCAAGTCACCAAACACTATCCCAAAACTCTGATATGCTAACAGAAGAACATGTTTTCTTGGAGTTTTACTTTCCACCTGCtcaaaaacagaaaacaaACACTGGACTCGATCAATCAACAGTATAGAAAAGGTCTCAAATCCTAATATAGCAACATTTTTTACCTCTTACCCATTACACTGCTTGCTGAAATTAACTAAAAGCACcagtttttttattactgACAATGATCATGTAACACACGCAGGTTGGCTTGATTGATTGATAATCCAAGAAATACACAATGTTTACTGTTACTAATAACTAATGGTAAGCATTGAAATTaaacaagaaagaatcaaACTTCAAGAAATGTGGCTGAATGGGAAAATTCAAATTGGAGAAGTTTAGGGTTCTTTGTTCAATGATTAGAAATGAAAATCAAAAAGTAAAACTGAGGAGTGATAAACGTACGTACCATTGCTGTATTTTTGCTGGGTCTTTGTATATGTACTTGTTTTTATTAGAAAGGTTCAAATTAGAGAGAAGTTGTTTTTGATTGTCTGTTTGATATAAAGAGGGATTGAAATTTGCAAGCTTTTGAATTGAAACTGTGAAACGCTGTTGTAACTGACCGATCCAAATCTGGCGCGTGTTCTGTTAGCGAGTTTCTTTGATCTAAACTGAGGTCTACAAATGGAGGACCTCTTCCCTCGTgcatttatcattttatgatgtaaattttcaatttaatgtacattttaattataaatatatgatacCATACAAGAAAatctattcttcttttttataaactattaAACTATCTAcatcaatattttatatatatatatatatatatatatatatatattatatatatattatatatacttggctgtattttttaagaagatttttcaattcatattaataatcttttattaatgtttttaatttttacatgtacatatacatttaattttttttattatttactgcatcaaaacaataaattcttcacatattataatttctttcaattttttaaattcataatctaaagaaaaaatatttttaatttttctattatacaATTGTCTTAATCAATATGCTAGAAAATTAGTTATGGACATCactaaatttttgtttgagtGCATATCTCTGCCATATGGTATTATGCACGCAGGAATTCTCGACCATTACCCAATTAACTAAAAGGTTAATATATGCTCGTCAGTCGAGTCTACTTTCTTGAAGTTGTTTTTGGGGTTGTCGAAGAGGAATAAACATATTAGTTTActtattaatcatattttatcaATCAGTTTCACTTCCTCAAAATTGAACTTTTAGCTTATTTTCAGTGCCTATGTAAATTCTGCAACAAATAAATGGATGCAGCAAATGCTACCCTCCTGATTTTGCTCAGCCTACTTTTACCTCTGGTTTTCCTGCAGAACCAAGACACCTCTTTTACATGCCTTCTGGTGTTTTTGTCGATAAATAGAATCTCGGAGAAATCACAGCATACTTCCTGCCAAATGCATACGTTATAGAGAGAGGCAGGAATGAACCAGGTTCACGAGATGACATACGTCCTGAAACTGAGAATGCCAAGAGGGGCATTGATGAGAATGTCAAGGAAAAGAAGGACAGTGAAGAACTagagaagataaaaaaaaagaaagaggaagatCGCATTCATAATATTGAAATGAAAGCTTTTCAAATcgcaaatatttattttgttttccaAGGAGTGATCCTGTCATCAACCCCTTCAATCAGGACCCTGAAATGTCATCGCTCGTGGATTCCATTTATTCTGTCTCTCCTAGCAAAACTTTCTGAAAGTTATTTCCTTTTCGAGAGTTGTCATACCTTTCTTGCTTGAAGTGCAGTGAAGAACTAAATCAGAACCATGAAGAACTTAAAGTAAAGAAACTACATAAGGTGAGAAGATATCATATAACTGAAGAAATGCAAGGAAACAGCAAGAAAATGCAGACCAGATCTTGCTAGACTATCGACTCGTCGGTTCCTTTTCTATGCAGCAACCATGTTGTTAGTAGGATTTTAGTGGAATATGCTGTATGCTTGCTTTGGGACTCTTTGTCATTCAGGTCATGATAAAGTGTGCTAAACTCCGTTCCTCTGATTGTCTTATTGTAGAGCTCGTTCTTTGTATATCTTTTACTATTCTGTGCT comes from Ricinus communis isolate WT05 ecotype wild-type chromosome 5, ASM1957865v1, whole genome shotgun sequence and encodes:
- the LOC8287540 gene encoding potassium transporter 3 isoform X2, which codes for MVIAIGVLTPAISVLSSIEGLQLQANNLHHGMVVLIACIVLIGLFVLQYRGTHRVAFMFAPIVILWLLSIAIIGAYNIIHWNTRIWQALSPYYIYKFFRDTGKDGWISLGGVLLCITGTEVMYAELGQFTASSLRVALFFVVYPCLVLQYMGQAAYVSKNLSAVSMSFYSSIPDSLFWTVFVMAILATIVASQAVVCATFSIVKQCQAYGCFPRIKIVHKVKWLDRQIYIPEINWILMTLCLAVIVGSRDINRIGNAYGIALITLIFVTTCLMSLVVNFVWHRSATVALSGFLFFGIIEIIFISSSIMRIPDGGWVPFLLSAVSTFIMFVWHYGSRKKYLNDLHNKVHMKWILSLGSDLGIIRVPGIGLIYTELASGIPASFSHFLTNLPAFYQVIVFVCAKIVPVPYVPQKERYLIGRIGPKSYRMYRCIIRNGYKDVQEKENEYDVENALVMSIAEFIQLEAEGTRSVDGSVDGRMAVVRTSEKFGKRFIISESDGNGESSSSSVAASVSSSRSPALLKLQSIYEQESPQLRHRRRIQLKLSDTKYKDSQVKDELLGLLEAKQAGIAYVIGHSHIKAKWSSPFLKRLLINIFYSFLRKNCRSPAVILDIPHISLIEVGMNYSL
- the LOC8287540 gene encoding potassium transporter 3 isoform X1; its protein translation is MVESKTPRKHVLLLAYQSFGIVFGDLSTSPLYVYKCIFSGRLRRYQTEDTVFGAVSLIFWTLTFFSLFKYVVLMLSVDDNGEGGIFALYSLLCRHAKFCLLPNQQVADEELSAYYSEGHSNRNVAPSQSKKVVERRKKTKTALLLVVLFGASMVIAIGVLTPAISVLSSIEGLQLQANNLHHGMVVLIACIVLIGLFVLQYRGTHRVAFMFAPIVILWLLSIAIIGAYNIIHWNTRIWQALSPYYIYKFFRDTGKDGWISLGGVLLCITGTEVMYAELGQFTASSLRVALFFVVYPCLVLQYMGQAAYVSKNLSAVSMSFYSSIPDSLFWTVFVMAILATIVASQAVVCATFSIVKQCQAYGCFPRIKIVHKVKWLDRQIYIPEINWILMTLCLAVIVGSRDINRIGNAYGIALITLIFVTTCLMSLVVNFVWHRSATVALSGFLFFGIIEIIFISSSIMRIPDGGWVPFLLSAVSTFIMFVWHYGSRKKYLNDLHNKVHMKWILSLGSDLGIIRVPGIGLIYTELASGIPASFSHFLTNLPAFYQVIVFVCAKIVPVPYVPQKERYLIGRIGPKSYRMYRCIIRNGYKDVQEKENEYDVENALVMSIAEFIQLEAEGTRSVDGSVDGRMAVVRTSEKFGKRFIISESDGNGESSSSSVAASVSSSRSPALLKLQSIYEQESPQLRHRRRIQLKLSDTKYKDSQVKDELLGLLEAKQAGIAYVIGHSHIKAKWSSPFLKRLLINIFYSFLRKNCRSPAVILDIPHISLIEVGMNYSL